From one Ooceraea biroi isolate clonal line C1 chromosome 7, Obir_v5.4, whole genome shotgun sequence genomic stretch:
- the LOC105279885 gene encoding uncharacterized protein LOC105279885, which translates to MMFIHGESYEWNSGNPYDGTILAAYGNVVFVTINFRLGILGFLRPGIRDDTASNFGLLDQIAALLWLRENIAEFGGNPNSVTLVGHGTGAIFANLLLISPVANRKDLFKRAILMSGSAMSADAIGKAPLQITKQVAHALNCPTTSDSELALCLRNQDVDTLLHVKIHKPKYVPAYAPLIDRAVIPDKPLNLMENVQTFGRFDLMYGVTESEKFHILPPVALLHGMLDGQRDEVLRDHAKATHELEPELILSKVLEQYGDFSSGFTKDYATMNRDLVLEAISDSGIVAPLIMTANLHSRANPKSYMYVFSHPKAMQDYSGQQRQHTVHGEELPYVLGIPLDGSKYDLRGRYDVRETLLSEAIMNWWCSFAYIGSPYIAKRYPYLTNAFKEWGRYEIEWPEYDPVNQTYFNLTIPPNVGAHYRSVEMQFWNEDLPNLLRHPNKDIPGPTRPRGPRPQILDFADGIGRYANGTANRKYETYSARYTTPSSITDSSTDKTPFSIMFTTSTSIAQEPTVEPSTLKNQSMMMMVIVFSVLFILINLTIFLYIYHKRHNVKGKEKSLKRRASEKREDSVKRSKTDKHDNHYSQLGYKSDSKPDLNDVIKNDKAYDNNSNFGRRSKLSRQNSSSTIDTHIKVREWIQQEIVHRCSPRFLRKTRETLQKEHQEKLSKQEEQQRMEEEALKERKEEPIYDESPALVVRPGKKPKTPKVSVAIDATPATRTNSILNQVPIELVRGIELVNEYEPSPDQLAPQVVVIEHHHSRSDPLPMENVLKMMKPNFSTPRIYESDSGSANSLYAKINPKLKSRLPRLGSGATAEAPLPESRCENLLDEEIYMKTGLTTFGTGDVNVTCREPTVERECISPEEALKTIKRRNYPKVLPDIEKRRSLPAPNSLFVPKQHANSLKDYKSGNRVNLFSNQPPLPPPRMFGPSKSLERSAFFIEENESQCEGEPITTNLHVGPLLKKQDSRNNSDPNMIDSLEGNKIVQGGGSADAIYANPKCPLHGNQYPYPPTSQSVDEDIGRSAGLLEVGNPNWYKAVVGDTQAMMTSTTSEPHIVISRDERQPVLGTGVPTVEPKIAITPRVFNPCQANQNVSPTALFDDKIAHELKTAETIRAGGSLEEVTSGGSLIRETERREPRIIITAREPKNCAPASSLKQPKIIIKPTTATLPRNRDQRNIPKVSAIPSPEQQNCQNSERDRALEQRERPSLREKPRVTRIPSFSRRREDVGIEKPSYAEKTEIVQRVEAAPSKITNAPSMPDAKSGIPTPTAPVTPKSEKTPSTDSSSASNGNSSNSNTGTIKRKPACKK; encoded by the exons ATGATGTTCATCCATGGCGAAAGCTACGAGTGGAACAGCGGCAATCCTTATGACGGCACCATACTGGCGGCCTACGGCAACGTTGTTTTCGTCACGATTAATTTTCGATTGGGCATCTTAG GTTTCCTGAGACCTGGAATTAGAGACGACACAGCAAGCAATTTCGGTTTGTTGGATCAAATAGCGGCGTTGCTTTGGTTAAGGGAGAACATTGCGGAATTTGGCGGCAATCCTAACAGCGTCACTTTAGTCGGTCACGGAACCGGAGCTATTTTTGCTAATCTGCTGCTAATCAGTCCGGTAGCTAATAGAAAag ATTTGTTTAAACGGGCAATCCTGATGTCCGGATCGGCAATGAGCGCGGACGCCATCGGTAAGGCACCACTGCAAATTACCAAGCAG GTAGCGCACGCTCTCAACTGTCCCACTACTAGCGATAGTGAACTTGCGCTGTGCTTACGCAACCAGGATGTAGACACGCTGCTGCACGTGAAAATCCACAAGCCGAAATATGTGCCGGCTTACGCGCCACTAATCGACCGCGCCGTCATCCCCGACAAGCCGCTCAATTTAATGGAGAACGTCCAGACCTTTGGCCG GTTTGATCTGATGTATGGCGTAACAGAGTCCGAGAAGTTTCACATCCTTCCACCAGTTGCTTTGCTGCACGGTATGCTCGATGGACAACGTGATGAGGTCCTGCGAGATCACGCCAAG GCGACGCATGAACTGGAGCCGGAGCTGATCCTGTCGAAGGTGCTGGAGCAATATGGCGACTTCTCGAGCGGATTCACGAAGGACTACGCAACGATGAATCGGGACCTGGTGCTGGAAGCGATCTCCGACAGTGGCATCGTTGCGCCGTTAATAATGACTGCCAATTTGCATTCAAGGGCGAACCCGAAGAGCTACATGTACGTCTTCTCGCATCCGAAAGCTATGCAAGACTACTCCGGA CAACAACGTCAACACACAGTGCATGGAGAAGAGTTGCCATATGTATTGGGTATTCCGCTGGATGGTAGCAAGTACGACCTGCGTGGTCGATATGACGTCAGAGAAACGCTGCTTTCGGAGGCCATTATGAACTGGTGGTGCAGTTTCGCGTATATCGG GAGCCCGTACATCGCCAAGCGATATCCCTACCTGACCAATGCGTTCAAGGAATGGGGACGGTACGAGATCGAGTGGCCGGAGTATGACCCTGTCAATCAGACATACTTCAACCTAA CCATACCGCCTAATGTGGGTGCGCACTACCGCTCGGTGGAGATGCAGTTCTGGAATGAGGACCTGCCCAATTTGCTGAGACACCCGAATAAGGACATTCCGGGCCCGACCCGACCGAGAGGTCCGCGACCGCAGATCCTTGATTTCGCCGATGGGATCGGCAGATACGCCAACGGTACCGCGAACCGGAAGTACGAGACCTACAGTGCCAG ATACACAACACCATCCAGTATCACGGACTCCAGCACGGATAAAACGCCATTTTCCATAATGTTTACGACGAGTACTAGCATCGCACAGGAGCCCACGGTGGAGCCGAGCACGTTGAAGAATCagtcgatgatgatgatggtgattGTCTTCAGCGTGCTATTTATACTGATAAACCTCACAATCTTCCTCTATATCTACCACAAGAGGCACAACGTGAAGGGAAAGGAGAAATCGTTGAagaggcgagcgagcgagaagagagaagactCCGTCAAGAGGTCGAAAACCGATAAACACGACAACCACTACAGCCAGCTGGGCTACAAAAGCGATAGCAAGCCAGATTTGAATGACGTGATAAAGAATGACAAGGCGTACGATAACAACTCCAACTTTGGGCGTAGATCCAAGCTGTCGAGGCAGAATTCGAGCTCTACCATTGATACTCACATCAAAGTCAGAGAGTGGATTCAGCAGGAAATCGTGCACAG ATGCTCGCCGCGATTCCTGCGCAAGACACGAGAGACGTTGCAGAAGGAGCATCAAGAAAAATTGAGTAAGCAGGAGGAACAGCAACGCATGGAGGAAGAAGCATtgaaggagagaaaagaggagcCGATCTACGACGAGAGCCCAGCGTTGGTTGTGCGTCCTGGAAAGAAACCGAAGACACCGAAAGTCTCCGTGGCTATTGACGCTACCCCCGCAACCAGGACGAACTCCATCCTGAACCAAGTGCCGATTGAATTAGTGAGGGGTATCGAGCTGGTGAACGAATATGAACCTAGTCCGGATCAGCTGGCACCTCAGGTGGTCGTGATCGAGCATCATCACTCGAGGAGCGACCCACTGCCGATGGAAAACGTCCTGAAGATGATGAAGCCGAATTTCTCTACTCCCAGAATCTACGAGTCGGACTCGGGGAGCGCGAACAGCCTGTACGCCAAGATCAATCCCAAGTTGAAGTCCCGTCTGCCCCGTCTCGGTTCGGGAGCAACTGCAGAGGCGCCATTGCCTGAATCAAGGTGCGAGAATCTCCTTGATGAAGAGATTTACATGAAGACCGGCCTGACAACCTTTGGCACGGGCGATGTGAACGTGACGTGTCGTGAGCCAACTGTGGAGAGAGAGTGCATAAGCCCCGAAGAAGCCCTAAAAACGATCAAGCGCCGAAACTATCCCAAGGTATTGCCGGACATAGAAAAGAGGCGATCACTGCCTGCACCAAACAGCCTCTTTGTGCCAAAGCAGCACGCGAATTCGCTGAAGGATTACAAGAGTGGCAATCGAGTGAACTTGTTCTCGAATCAACCGCCTTTGCCGCCGCCGAGGATGTTCGGACCTTCGAAGAGTCTGGAAAGGAGCGCGTTCTTTATCGAGGAGAACGAAAGCCAATGCGAAGGTGAGCCGATCACGACAAATCTGCACGTGGGGCCGTTGCTGAAGAAACAGGATTCCAGGAACAACTCGGATCCTAATATGATAGACTCGTTGGAGGGCAACAAGATCGTCCAAGGTGGTGGAAGTGCGGATGCCATTTACGCCAATCCAAAGTGCCCTCTTCACGGAAATCAATATCCGTATCCGCCGACTTCGCAAAGCGTCGACGAGGACATCGGCAGATCCGCCGGACTTTTAGAAGTGGGCAACCCAAATTGGTACAAAGCGGTGGTAGGCGACACGCAAGCCATGATGACGTCGACCACCTCGGAACCGCATATCGTGATTAGCAGGGACGAGAGGCAGCCGGTGTTAGGTACGGGAGTGCCGACGGTGGAACCGAAGATCGCGATCACGCCGAGAGTGTTTAATCCGTGCCAGGCCAATCAGAACGTGAGTCCCACGGCGCTCTTCGACGACAAAATCGCGCACGAACTGAAAACAGCAGAAACGATACGAGCCGGAGGTTCGTTGGAGGAGGTTACATCCGGCGGTTCGTTGATCAGGGAAACAGAGAGGAGAGAGCCGCGGATAATCATCACCGCGCGGGAACCGAAAAATTGCGCCCCGGCGAGCAGTCTGAAGCAGCCGAAGATCATCATAAAGCCGACAACGGCGACTCTGCCGAGGAACAGGGATCAAAGGAATATACCGAAGGTGTCAGCCATACCGTCGCCGGAACAGCAGAATTGCCAGAacagcgagagagacagagcaTTGGAGCAGAGGGAGAGGCCGTCTCTAAGGGAAAAGCCGAGGGTTACGAGGATCCCATCGTTTTCACGCAGGCGAGAGGATGTCGGAATTGAAAAGCCATCGTATGCGGAGAAGACGGAGATCGTACAGAGAGTGGAGGCGGCGCCCAGTAAAATCACGAACGCGCCATCGATGCCCGACGCCAAGTCGGGCATACCGACGCCAACGGCGCCCGTGACGCCGAAGAGCGAGAAGACGCCCAGCACGGATTCGTCGTCCGCCAGCAACGGGAATTCCAGCAACTCGAATACCGGTACGATCAAACGTAAACCGGCGTGCAAGAAATAA